Proteins from a genomic interval of Candidatus Kuenenbacteria bacterium HGW-Kuenenbacteria-1:
- a CDS encoding starch synthase — MKNLLKIAVVSSETDPFSKTGGMADVTRSLSKALFRLGHSVIIITPFYEKLIDEKKFKLKCFQKNIPLKIDEQNTLNIDLWKGELMKGLTVYFIGNKQFFYWKHQEKKSIQQLYGSKRENARFALFDLAALQLLKLINFKPDIVQCNDWQTGLIPYFLKKKLRFKSDPFFKNTNTVYTIHNLAFQMGQNWWEIPLKEKDNGKNNLPFFNEPKFENINFAKRGILHSNIINTVSERYAEEILTPQFGQGMQKILNSRKKDLYGIVNGIDSIIFNPAVDKNIYFNYDWKTFKEGKKRNKLALQKETGLEKNIAIPLIGMASRVTEQKGFNLIKENLIHLLHLNAQFIILGEGDKNYRKFLEKTAKKYPHKFVYYSKFSEKMESKIHAGSDVHLMPSKFEPCGTTQLKSLRYGSIPIVHKIGGLSDTVLDFNPQTKEGNGFVFKRHWKEDLLIAITRALENYKHQKTWEYLIEKGMRQSYSWELPAKKYVALFKKAMENK; from the coding sequence ATGAAAAACTTACTTAAAATAGCCGTGGTTTCTTCAGAAACAGATCCTTTTTCTAAAACAGGAGGAATGGCTGATGTGACTCGTTCTCTTTCAAAGGCTTTATTTCGTTTAGGTCATTCTGTAATTATTATTACGCCTTTTTATGAAAAATTAATAGATGAAAAAAAATTCAAACTTAAATGTTTTCAAAAAAATATTCCCTTAAAAATAGACGAACAAAATACTTTAAATATTGATCTATGGAAAGGAGAATTAATGAAAGGATTGACTGTTTATTTTATAGGAAATAAACAGTTTTTTTATTGGAAACATCAAGAAAAAAAATCAATTCAACAGCTTTATGGTTCAAAACGCGAGAATGCTCGTTTTGCACTTTTTGATTTGGCAGCGCTTCAATTATTAAAATTAATTAATTTTAAACCAGATATTGTTCAATGCAATGATTGGCAAACCGGATTAATTCCATATTTTTTAAAGAAAAAATTAAGATTTAAAAGTGATCCATTTTTTAAAAACACAAATACTGTTTATACAATTCACAATCTTGCATTTCAAATGGGACAAAATTGGTGGGAAATTCCTTTAAAAGAAAAAGATAATGGCAAAAATAATTTGCCATTTTTCAATGAACCTAAATTTGAAAATATTAATTTTGCTAAAAGAGGAATTTTACATTCTAATATTATTAATACGGTTAGCGAGCGTTATGCAGAAGAAATTTTAACCCCTCAATTTGGACAAGGAATGCAAAAAATTTTAAATTCAAGAAAAAAAGATTTATATGGCATTGTTAATGGAATTGATTCTATAATTTTCAATCCAGCTGTTGATAAAAATATTTATTTTAATTATGACTGGAAAACTTTTAAAGAAGGAAAAAAACGAAATAAATTAGCTTTACAAAAAGAAACTGGTTTAGAAAAAAATATAGCCATTCCGTTAATTGGAATGGCTAGTCGAGTAACTGAACAAAAAGGATTTAATTTAATCAAAGAAAATTTAATTCATTTGCTTCATTTAAATGCGCAATTTATAATATTAGGAGAAGGAGATAAAAATTATCGTAAATTTTTAGAAAAAACTGCAAAAAAATATCCGCATAAATTTGTTTATTATTCAAAATTTTCTGAAAAAATGGAAAGTAAAATTCATGCTGGTTCAGATGTACATTTAATGCCATCAAAATTTGAACCCTGTGGCACGACTCAATTAAAAAGCCTGCGCTATGGCTCTATTCCAATTGTTCATAAAATAGGAGGCCTTTCAGATACTGTTTTAGATTTTAATCCTCAAACCAAAGAAGGAAATGGTTTTGTTTTTAAAAGACACTGGAAAGAAGATTTATTGATTGCTATCACTAGAGCTTTAGAAAATTATAAACATCAAAAAACATGGGAATATTTAATAGAAAAAGGAATGCGACAATCTTATTCATGGGAATTGCCGGCAAAAAAATATGTAGCATTATTTAAAAAAGCAATGGAGAATAAGTAA